From Aegilops tauschii subsp. strangulata cultivar AL8/78 chromosome 5, Aet v6.0, whole genome shotgun sequence:
CGCTGATCCCTGGCTCACGGCTTTTGAACAAGTAACGTGTTTACTACCACTTGTTCTCTTTTCCTCCGAGGGCGGCGTGTCTGCGGGCAGGAGCGCGAGCAGTGGCGCCGTATCACGTCCGTGCAATCAAACCGTCCTACGTGTCTCCATTAGCTGCCGGAGGGGCTCTAGGCAGGGCGGTCAAAGTCACACTCATCATCGATCAGCTTAGCCGCAGGACGGGGCCCCAACGTGGCCCAGCTAAACCCCAGCGATCAATCCTTAACCCCACTGCCTTGTCCTCGTCAAACCGCATATATAATGCCCCCACTCTCTTCCTTACCACCGCACAACACATCCAACCAAACCTGGTTGACCTGACATCGCCATGTCATCGACGAGAgcgcggcggagcggcggccggCAGTTCGCGGTGGGCGGCCGGTGGCGGCACGTGGCCGTGGTGGACACGGGGTGCGGGTGCCGCCCGCGCCGGCTGAGGCTGCCGCTCATGAGCCTGCCGTCCTTCCTCCGCCCGTCGGTGACCAGGAGCGGCAGCAGCTCCCGCTCGTCATCCTTGTTCCcctcctccgcctccaccgcGTCGTCTGCCTCCGCCGCCACCTACTCCTCGTACTCCTCCTCCAGTAACTATGCCAACTACCCCGCCTCCGCCCACGTCTACAAGCACCACCAGGAGCCTGCAGTGCCCTACGAGGTCACGGCCAAGGCGTCGGCGCCGGTTGCGAGGAACAAGGCGGGCAGCAGGGCGAAGAAGAGGCGCGAGAAGATGGCAGTGCCggccgaggaagaggaggaggaggacgtcgGGGTGGCGGTAGAGAAGGAGTCGTCGGACCCCCGGGCCGACTTCCGTGACAGCATGGTGCAGATGGTGGTGGAGATGGGGCTCTGCGACTGGGACGGCCTCCGCTGCATGCTTCGCCGCCTGCTCGCCCTCAACGCGCCGCGCCACCACGCCGCCATCCTCGCTGCCTTCGCCGAGGTCTGCGCCCAGCTCGCCTCGgagcctcccccgccgccgcctccggcgTATCAATACGACTACTACTACTGACGACTGACCAGTCACTGGCTCGGCAAGCCGGCCAGGTCGTCCGCTCGTGTTCCGTCTGTTCTGTGTGGGGGGCTGCTCTCGAGATCCTGGCACCACCTGGTGTACGCATCCCTATCTGGGCGAGGTTACCGGGTGGTGATAGGATCTCTCGGAGGATAATTTAAGCTGCAGTAGAAGAAACTTAGTAGTAGTCGCAGTTTCATGTGTGGTCAGTCAGCTGTTCGTCTAGCTCTGATTTGCTGGGTTTCTTTGGGTGTTTTCCTTAATTTTCGCTCAGTGTTTCAGTGTGTTGTTTCTAGATTTCTAGTGTCATATAATGTGTGTGCTTGTGTGGCCTTCGGTTTTGCATGAAGGTCACCAAGGAAGCTAGTTCATTAATCAGCTCAAGTAGGCAACTATTTGTGCCATAAGTAGTAATGTGTTGTGATGTGTTTATTATTCAATATGCATTTGGCACTTTCTAGTGTGTGGCGATCTGTAATTTTTCGATGCTTTTTCTTGAATACTTTTCGGTTTTCTAAGTAGTCTTCACTAAAGAACAAGCATTGCATCAGCCGATGTTTTCTTTTCTCTTGATTATACTTATTACTAGTCCAAGCGCATAGTTAAGGACCTAGGCTTCAAGTTTCAACTGCCAAATATTGGTACTCCCTTGTTTATATTTACTTCGCATATTAACTTTGTGTAAACTTTATCAACTTTGTAAAAAAACTACATTACTCCCTCccttcctaaatataagtctttctaaagatttcaatatgaactacatacggagcaaaatgagtgaatttatGCTCTAAACTATGTccatatacatccgtatgtagtccatattgaaatctctaagaGCATCTTCAACAGGCGCCCAAAAATTGCTCCGCGTGCTAAAATTCAAGGTTTTAGGGCGCCGGACAGCTCCAGCAGAAGTTGTAAAATAGTGCAGGCGCAAAAAAGGGTTTGGCGCGCGCTGAAAAACGCTATCGAAATCTGCAAATTTGAGGCGCCGGATTGCGCGCGCTTCACAGTTTACACCGCGTGGTTTTTTGGGTGCGCGTTTTTTGGGCATCTGCTAAAGCAATGTTAGGTGCGGCGTGCTAAAATTGCTACAGTGACGCACTAAAATTATTTTAGGGCGCGAAATTTTTGTGCgactgttggagatgctctaagaagACTTATATTTAAAATAGTGCACCACAAACAGTCGCATAGAGAAAGAAGGCACTAACAGTCGCATAGAGAAAGAAGAGCTTTGAATATGCATGCTTGCCAGTGGCATGCGTTGTTCTTGGACTTTTGATGAGGGAGTTAACTATGCGCTTGGGCGGCCAACgggtggagatgctcttagaagGTGTTCCCGAGAGAGCTTTTGCCTTGAAAGGGTCGAGCACGCACGCATCTGCCGTCCGTGCAGCTACCGGGGGACGCCGTCGATGACTCAGATTTTTCATCGCCATTGCGCACATTCAGCGTGCGTGCGTCGGTACGATGCCGGCCGGTGGCAGTGGTTAAAATTATGTCCTACGggtacatgcatgcatgcaaaaGCAGCAAATGGAAGTGCTTCtttctccctccctccctccctccctccctccctcacTTTGTCTTCTCTCTTTACTACTAGTGGTCGAGCTACCTTTTGTAAGTTGTTTGGCATTTCATGATGCTTAAGTCAGCTTTGTGGCCGTTGACTCTGTGAAGATCGATCGATGTGCCAATGTGCTTACTCAATGATACCCACAAAAAAGAATGCAACGTTCTTCACGGAGTATCAGTCCAGTGCTTGGTTATATTATACAGTATAAGTTATCCGcaaaataaaaattaaaaaattaTACAGTATACGTAAGTTGGTGCCAAAAATGCGACCATTTTCAGCAAAAAAGGCAGCCGCACTACAGATCCCTGCGTACGTCGTGCGTGTATGTATGCCGTGATTTGTACCAGTGTGCTCAACCTCGCAAGTCGCAAGTGCTACCTACTAGAGTTACGTTGCGTCCACGATTTCATATATCTGAAGGAGCACTGCTGTACTGAAGAGAGGATCTAATGTTGTTTCTATTTCCTATCTCGACTCCTCCTTATCTCCTTATCTCTACGGGAGTATCTATTGGTAAATGGGCCTGAAGGCTCTTTCGCAGTATCCACTAGGCTTGCAGGGCTCATGTAGATGGAGTTTACTTATGTCCCAGAAAAAAATCGGAGCAAATCGGAGAGCTGAGAATGGCAAAGCAACCAACAAAATCCGGGTGTGAGCTCAAGTTGGTCAAGTACAACGGTCTAGTATACCACGGGCATGTCTAGCGGATCCCTTATAAGTTTTTTAAGCAAGTTGACTGAATTTACAATTTGAGTAAGCCGATTTTGTGGAAGGAGGAACaggtggaggaggaagaagaaagaagaacGACCGTCGGATTTTTAATCTATGGTTATAAAAACTGATTTACCCAAAATAAAATTTCAAGCGGCTAGGGCCATGGCTCCCCCGTGCTGAACAAAACCCTTAAATTGCCTTTATATATTATGTGGATTTGCAAAGTTAATGCCTAAATTTTAATGTATGGCCCCCTCAAATGACCATACATGTAtcattgccccccccccctccccctcaTATGAAGTTCCTGGCTCTGCTCCCGATAGCTGGTCCCTAAGTTAATCCGCCTCGTTGCTTGGTTACATACATGCTTGAAGGAGGAGCCAGCCCCGGTATGCCTGGCAGCTGCATCCATGGAGGAGGACACTGTCAAGCTTTGGTATGCTTGTGTGCGTGTGTGAGCGCACGCTTGTGATTCATGCCAACTACCAAGCGAGCCTCCTGTTCACCTTGGCCATGCCCGACAGCTCCATCCATGGAGGAGGACATAGTCAAGCTCTGGTAcgtttgtgtgtgtgtgcgcgcgcgcgcgcgcgcgtgcgcgCGCGTTTGTGATTCATGCCAACTACCAAGCAAGCCTCTGATTCACCTCGGCCTGCTCCAAATGCTTACCTATCGAGCCCTAATCCCCTCTTTTTGTCCCCCAATCTCTTCTTCCTCGACTCTGGTGTCGTCCTCTTTCTAACCCCCACATGTCATTTTGTGTAAGAATTTTTCGGATAGGGGATCTGCTAGCTGAGCAAAAAATCCTTAAATTGCCCATATATATTATGTGGATTTGCAAAGTTAATGCCTAAATTTTAATGTATGGCCCCCTCAAATGACCATACATGTATCATTGCCCCCCTCCCCCTCATATGAAGTTCCTAACTCTGCTCTCGATAGCTGGTCCCTAAGTTAATCCGCCTCGTTGCTTGGTTACATACATGCTTGAAGGAGGAGCCAGCCCCGGCATGCCCGGCAGCTGCATCCATGGAGGAGGACGCTGTCAAGCTCTGGTATGCTTGTGTGCGTGTGTGAGCGCACGCTTGTAATTCATGCCAACTACCAAGCAAGCCTCCCGTTCACCTTGGCCATGCTCGGCGGATCCATCCATGGAGGAGGACATAGTCAAGCTCTGGTacgtttgtgtgtgtgtgtgcgcgtgcacGCGCGTTTGTGATTCATGCCAACTACCAAGCAAGCCTCCCATTCACCTCGGCCTGCTCCAAATGCTTACCTATCGAGCCCTAATCCCCTCTTTCTGTCCCCCAATCTCTTCTTCCTCGACTCTGGTGTCGTCCTCTTTCTAACCCCCACATGTCATTTTGTGTAAGAATTTTTCGGATAGGGGATCTGCTAGCTGAGCAAAAAATATTTCCCTAATTTGTTTAGGGAAATATGACAGGGAGAAGACTTTTGACTTTTAGGATAGGGGATCTACTAGATACGCCATAACATCTTATGGCTTAAACGTCCCCACACACATGTTACACATGTTTATGGCATTAAGCAGCGACAACTCTAGAGGCATGACAACTAAGATACAGTTACAACATGAGACAACATTTGATGTTTCTTGTTACTTTGTTTTAGTATCTTCAACTCACAACTAAGTATGATTCGAGTTAAGATTGCAAAAAATCCATGCGATCACGAAGAGCGCATGTACGGCTCGATCGTTGCGCCGCAGGCTGAAAAGGCGTGCTAGTTTCCCAAGTTTCGTCGATCTATTTATCCATAGAACTAGAGCCAGGGTGAAATCGGATCGGATTCAGATGGATATTACTTATACCCTATCCTATTCCATATTTACTTTCGAATTAGGAAGCGGTACCAATGGAGATTTGAACATGGTATGGTAAGGGAACGACCTCAGATAAAAAACACATTTACCACATGCATAAACAACGAATATATAACTGATTTAAACTAAATTATATGTAAACAAAGAGCAAATATTAATACTTATACATTTTATGAACACACAAAGCACTAACAAGCATATATCTTTTCTCATAAGCAAATATAGCATGCACACATTGCTATGTAATACTTCAAATTTCACCCTTAAATCGGATATTCATATTTAAAAGGTCAGATTGTCCATCTAGAATAAACGGAGTATCCTATGCACCATATACTATTAATAACATCTCATATGCCGTATCCTATCAACGGACTCAGATGTAGATATGATTGTGTTCGGATGTCAAAAATCTCTTAACGTGTACTATAAAAACAGTTTTAGAAACATTTTTTGACGAAAATTATCCTACCAACTTCCCCCTTACGTAGAACTAAGGAAATAATAATTATTTTTTCATCCACAAATGGTACACGTCCGACAAGATGGTTATATGGCAGTACCCAATTACTGTTGAATGAAATCACCACATCAACAGGAATCTTGGGATCAAGGTGTCAGATACAAATTATGCATGGAACATAGTATGCTAAACCTAGTCAAAGAGGATAATCCACTACTAGATTCAGCCATTCGCCACAATTTCCAATTGACTGCCATTAACACAACCAAAACAAAATTTGACGGGTTAATTCAGCTACCACTATGAACAACGGTATTTTGCCCTCTAAAGACATGTGCCTATATGATGGCTAGGAACAACAACATTTCACCAAAGAAATAATGCGTCTAGGGATAGAGGGGGAGGTCAGCGTCCACTAAAGAACACGAGTCAAATCACACAACCTCACGATGGAGAGTACCAATTCTGATGACATAGCAGAGCTGGCTATGATTTGACTTATCCTGTCAGGCATGCAATAACTACGATCTGCTTCAAATAATGCTCAATGAGGTTATGTCCAATCAACTTATTCAGTCACCTCTTCAGCATGTGTCATGCCCTGAATTTTCAGTTATTCAATATGATGATGACACCATTCTAGTGCTCCCTGCTGACACTGCTAAATTACAACACATCAAGAACCTGTTGCTTCACTATGCTGCCTATACTGGACTCAAAGTCAATTACTCTAAATCTACTTTGATCTCCATAAACACACCTGACTCTGTGATGCAAACCATGTGTGGTCTCTTAGGCTGTCAAGTTGGTTAATTACCCATTCCCTATCTGGGACTCCCTCTGAGCCTTTCTATCCCATAATTGAAGATTTTTTTCCGCAATGCTTCAGAGGATCTCATCTAGACTTCCAGGCTGCAACACCCTTCTCTCCTCAAGGGATAAGCTCACCCTCATTGAATCAGTGTTCTCCAGCATGCCCATTTGCTTCATGTGCTCCCTTTCCATCCCCAGAGTTGTTATTCACCAAATTACCTTATACCTGAAGCACTGTTTTTGGAGGAAGTATGGGTCAGAGGAGAAGTAGATGGCATTGATCTCTTGGGACAAAGTATGTAAACCCAACACTCATGGGGGTTTAGGTATCATTGATGCTGCCACTCACAATCAAGCTCTTCTGATGAAGTACTTGCATAAATTCCTTAACAGGGAAGACGTTCCATGCGTCAAGATCATCTGTGAAACCTATTACTCTCACATTCTTCTAAGTACCAAGTCTGTTGGGTCTTTCTGGTGGAAGGCAGTGCTCAAACTACCGCCAATCTGTAAGGATCATTTTGTGTGTGCTCTAGGAGATGGCAGTACCATATATTTTTGGTCTGGTAAATGGAGAGTATAACAACTGCAACACAATTACCCCCAGCTCCATTCTTCCTGTGTTGACCCAGAGATCTCACTGCAAAAAGGGTTTTAGCTCTGCAGAACAAAGTGATTGATTAATCGACCCCACAGTTGCCCCTCACGGGCGACACGAGAGCGTAGCCCTAGCTTCGCCGCCCCTTCCCTCTCCCCTCCCCGCCGCCCCCCGAGGCGCTCGCCGGTGCTACTGTGCGTCTTCTGGTGAAGGTGGCGGCGAGGCTTTGCTGCTCTGCGCTGCAGGGGGGCTTGGATCTCAGGGTGGCGACCCTGATTGGTGAGGGTGGCGTCGATCTCGTCCGGCGGATGGCACCGCCGGTGCTGGCCGTCCCACTGGCCGTGtgggcggcggtggggcggcggagACTCGTCGCTGCTGCGGGTTGTGCCGTCGGCCTTGGCTGCCTTGCTTCCCGGTCTCCTCTCCTCTGTTGTGGTCCTCGCTCGCCGATTTGGGCGCTACTCCTCCGGGCCACCAGATCTGGCACTTGAAGGTGGGTGGTGGCCGTCCTAGAACGGGGGAAACCCCTGGTCGACCTCCCGTCAACCCCGACGACGACAACGCTCCGGTGTTGATCTCCCTCTTGAGGGCGTGTCGGGCTTCTTCGccacctccctcctcctctcccatGATCCCGGGCGAAAGCCTTGGCCTTGCTGGCCAAACAGCGGTGGCGATGTGGCGTCTCGGTCCTCCTTGGAGGTGTCGTTCAAGGGAGGGTGAGGTTGTGGTCTCGTGGCAAGGTGTTTGGTGGTGGTGGCGTTGCTCTGCTCTCCGGGATGGCGGCTATGGTGTTGACGAGGCGGCCCCCTGCAATCCTTTAGCGGCTCTTCATCTTGTTCGGTTTTGGGCAGCCGACCGGTGGATGGCGTCCGCATGTTGTGGCACGGTTTGGACGTAGGGGCGTTTGGATCCCCGCCCTAGCAAGGTTCGGGGCGGCTAGATCTAGAGCCATGCTTTTCTCGACGCAGCCCGGTTCCTCTCAGCTTTCACTTGTGCAGTCTACTGGTTGCAGTTACTTCGCTGTTCTAGCTTGCGTGGAGTTCTCCGGCGGCTTGATCTTGTTTCCGTTGTGGAGGTGCCCTGCTCGACATTGCTCTGCTTCGCTCTGTAATGTGTGTGCACGCCGCCTTGTATCTTTCAGTTTTTCTTCAAGCTTTCGCCTTTGTATCAGCACTGTTGTATGCTAGCCGGTTGATGGCTTCATTAATTTGAAGTCGGGCTTTATGCCTTTTCTCTAAGAAAAACATTGTGGATATGTTTCATCTTCTACTTTCAACGCAAGCTTGTTAGCAGCTACTCCATCTCAAGGAGTCTTTGTAGAATAGAGAGACACTGTCAAATAATGATATTCAGAAGTATCCATGGAAAACCAATGGCTATTGGGCCATGAAAATGTAGAAAGCCATGATTGGTCCAAGCACCTCACATTCCATTTACAAGAACCTATGGAAATGTTCTGCTCAACTCTGGCATAAGATTTTTTTGGCTGCTACTCTATGACAGAGTTAACACCAGGAATCTTCTGAAAAGGAAATCAATGTACTCAGAGGACTATAATTGTGCCCTTTGCAATGAGAACACTGAAGAAACCCTCATGCATCTCTCCTCGGACTGCACCTTTGCCAATGACTGTTGGAACTTGATTCTCCCTTACAAGAAACATGGTATTTCCAGCTATGATGAAATCTGCATCAGACTCTCAGAACTCCCTCAGGATATTGCTTTGGATACGATTCTCTCTAGTTGCTCGATTATTTGGTCAGTTAGGAATGATAAAATCTTCAGAAATGCAGCCCCCACCTCATGAACTGGTCCTACTACCTGAAAGAGACTCTCATTGCGGTAGTTTAGAGAGCCGGAACAGCTAAAGCCCATAAATTGCACTCTTGGATAGATAACCATTTGTAATATTGTTTTAATGTTTCCTAGAGCGGGCATTCGTTAATTTTGACGGTTTTGATTGTAACATGTACATATTTTTTGCATTATAAAGTTACCGTAGAACTATTGTTCTACAGTTCAGGTTGAAAAAACAACTACGAACATCAGATCCATGCAGTGTACGCAATCCAGCGAACCACAATCAAACCTACCACACGTATGGGCAGATATAAATGAGGCCCCTTGCGCCTACCAACGCTAGCGGGGAGAGGATAATAGTGAGAGTGACCACTAGGGCTTGAGCCCAAGGATTTGTCGAGGTGATTTCTTTGCAAACCAAATTCAagtgatttggtagactagttaTGCATTATATCTTTTTACGTAATGGAAAAAGAACTCTACGGCGGTTAACACACCTAGCGTAGATGGATGTCAAATGTAACTGGTGCTTATACTCATCTATATGACAAGCACGAAACCTAGTATTGTCATAAACAAAAGCCCAAACATTAGTAACTAAGACAACTTTCCTATTCTAACTATTTCCCAATGAACCATGATTGATATACCAATTTGAACTTATACTTCGAAAATTAAACTATTGATTTATACACACACCACTAAATGAGACGCAAACTTTTCCATAAGTGTTTTTCTTAGAAACATACCCTCAACCAAAAAAGTAAGCTAAGGCAGGTGAAGTACAATATCTTTCACTACATTTGTTCGTCTTACTCAGTGTGGATCTGAACTAAAATTTGGTTGCTGGTGTCTGTAGAAGAAACCATTAAAGATGATGAGAGCTAGGCTAATAATATTGCCAGCGGCTACCTATATAAAACTATCATGTGACCAAGAGGCGGcattattagttacttgataatAATGTTGACTATAGGGTTGGCTACaatgttttctttttctctttctctcttTCTCTTTGCTCTCATGTACTCATTTTACCTAGGAACACGTATAGGGGTTGACTCTTATATTTACATGGGAGCCCACTCCTATTATTTTTCCTTGTCTTTCTCCTTCATACATGCAAAAGTGCTACGTAAGCAAACTTATGGTGACTGGGGCGTTTTACATGACATGCTCCATGAAGCCCGTTTTAAATAACAAATCCAAATATACCTAAAAATTCCTAATAAAGCCAACAAATACATACACATGTTCTTTAAGTAAAGTTTCATTCAGTAATATGGTTATTTGCGGGCTACACAAAAAAAGACAAAAATCTGACCCAAATATAACAAAAGGAAAACCCATTTTATCTATGTACTTTTCTTTTTAGTGTAATCACATATGAACATATATACTTAATGAAAATTCATACATATATAATTGACATATATTCTTAGTGCATCTTCAACACAGACCATCAAAACGCACGCATACGTATGTAGCTGTCCGGACGTAGTTTGCCGTCGAACACAGTACCCCATTGGCTTGCTGACTGTTCCGGATGTCCGTTTTCCTGCAAACATGACACAAACCAGTAGGCTTTGTGGCCGTCTGGATCGCTAACACGGACGTGTCCGCCACCCCGGTCCCACCCAAAAATCTCTCTTGTGTCCGCGCCCTCTCCTACATGAAGCGATTTCGACGCATTCATGCCGGTCCACGTGCGTCAGCGCGACATTCGTGCTGGCTCAGAGCGCCCCCTATGTCCTGGTC
This genomic window contains:
- the LOC109771184 gene encoding uncharacterized protein, encoding MSSTRARRSGGRQFAVGGRWRHVAVVDTGCGCRPRRLRLPLMSLPSFLRPSVTRSGSSSRSSSLFPSSASTASSASAATYSSYSSSSNYANYPASAHVYKHHQEPAVPYEVTAKASAPVARNKAGSRAKKRREKMAVPAEEEEEEDVGVAVEKESSDPRADFRDSMVQMVVEMGLCDWDGLRCMLRRLLALNAPRHHAAILAAFAEVCAQLASEPPPPPPPAYQYDYYY